In Candidatus Nealsonbacteria bacterium, the sequence AATTTTGCTTAATGAAAATTATTCGGAGCTCTAACTCTTGAAATCTTTTTCTGTATTTTAAAATATTATGAATACCCTTTATTGTTTGTTCAAAACTACCTTTAGTCCTCGTAATGGCGTCGTGGAGTTGATTATTATGGCCTAAAATAGCTATTTCAACAGCAAGGTTATCTATTTTAAGAAAACTTTTTACAAACCGTGGATAACTAAACATTCTTCCATTGGTTGCTAAAACTAGTCTATTCTTGGGGAAATTTCTTCTAAACCAATAACACAATTCTAAAAAACGCGGATGAGTAGTTGGCTCACCGCCCGTAAAATTAATGTTTTCTTGACTCTTACTCCAAAGATTGAGATTGCGTCGAGCTCTCACAGTTATTCTTTTAAAAGAATAATCTTCTGAAATCTCCTTACTCTGAAAATCAACCGGATTAGTGCACATTATGCAATTATTATTGCATCTATTCCAAATACAAATATCGGGCATATTCTAAGAAATGTCAAAATGAACATTATCACTATTTTTCCATTCTGCAATTTTAGCTTCAGCTACCCTGTAATATTTTGCTTCTTTTAATAATTCTTTCTGAGCTTTCTTTTTAGCTTCTTCCATAGAAGATGCAGACACCCAACCCAGTACCTCATAATGTTCCTGGCTCCTATAAGTTACGATATATTCTTTTTTTTGTTTCATTATAAATCTCGCTAATTTAAATTTTTACTAATCGACCTATGATTTTTTACACTATATAATACCATTAACTGCACAATCCATAAACCTGGCTACCACACTCTTTTCTTATCCTTAAGTTCTTTTATAACCCCCTCTTAAATGAGCTAATTAAATACAATAATCCTTCACGAATATCCATTTTCAGTTCATACAAACTTTTTAAACTAAAGATTCTTTTAATAATATAAGAAGGACGTAAATAAAATCTTCTTATGGCTTTATTCCTTAATTCCCACAACTTTTTTCGGGAAAGTTCTTCTGTCTCTATAGCCGGATAGGTACGAGAGGAATCACTACACTTTAAAGTATTATCAATAAGCCATCCTTTTGAAATTGCATTTTTTCGCAAATCTGTTCCTATACGAGGAGCGGCTATGTTAAAAGTGACGAAATCACAATTTAATTCTACCGCAAACTTTAAGGTATTTAAAATTGCCTCTTCGTCCTCACCTGGTAATCCAAGAATAAAATGGGCCATAGTTCTAATACCTAATTTTTGACAAAGAGAAAACATTTTTCTCACCTGATTCAATGTAAATTGCTTATTATAACAAT encodes:
- a CDS encoding radical SAM protein, whose amino-acid sequence is MCTNPVDFQSKEISEDYSFKRITVRARRNLNLWSKSQENINFTGGEPTTHPRFLELCYWFRRNFPKNRLVLATNGRMFSYPRFVKSFLKIDNLAVEIAILGHNNQLHDAITRTKGSFEQTIKGIHNILKYRKRFQELELRIIFIKQNYKLVGEILNLIFNDFPSVNRVIIIFPEPEGVCGKNYKIIGITYTQVKEKVSSIVKEWNDKFNELRLYHFPLCTLTPELWKYTWITQRRDEVTYLPNCDSCLYKKYCCGIHKDYLEIIGNREFKPVKTDLKFKIGNNICHPIVDIL